The Pseudomonas parafulva genome window below encodes:
- a CDS encoding glycosyltransferase has protein sequence MIAVIIPAHNEARRLGRCLKAVKAAALAAQTAGHEVQILVVLDRCSDTSGRIAERHGVDTLSLDAGNVGCARRAGAEAMLERGAHWLACTDADSRVPAHWLMWQLQCEAEAVCGTVHVDRWEPWQDAALRRLYRSRYEAREGHRHIHGANLGICAQAYRRAGGFQPLSAHEDVQLVRALEANGAQIAWTARNSVATSSRRDSRAREGFGDYLAQLAGS, from the coding sequence ATGATCGCCGTCATCATTCCCGCGCATAATGAGGCCCGACGCCTGGGTCGCTGTCTGAAAGCGGTGAAGGCCGCCGCACTCGCGGCGCAGACGGCGGGTCACGAGGTGCAGATCCTGGTGGTGCTGGATCGCTGCAGCGACACCAGCGGGCGCATCGCCGAGCGCCATGGCGTCGACACCTTGAGCCTGGACGCGGGCAACGTGGGCTGCGCCCGGCGTGCCGGCGCCGAGGCCATGCTCGAGCGCGGCGCCCACTGGCTGGCCTGCACCGATGCCGACAGCCGCGTGCCCGCGCATTGGCTGATGTGGCAACTGCAATGCGAGGCCGAGGCCGTCTGCGGCACGGTGCACGTGGACCGCTGGGAGCCTTGGCAGGACGCCGCGCTGCGCCGCCTGTACCGCAGCCGCTACGAAGCTCGCGAAGGTCACCGACACATTCATGGGGCCAATCTCGGCATCTGTGCCCAGGCCTATCGGCGGGCGGGCGGTTTCCAGCCGTTGTCGGCCCATGAGGACGTGCAGTTGGTGCGCGCGCTGGAAGCCAATGGTGCGCAGATCGCCTGGACTGCGCGCAACAGCGTGGCCACCAGCAGTCGTCGGGACAGCCGGGCACGGGAGGGATTTGGGGATTATCTGGCGCAGTTGGCGGGGTCGTGA
- a CDS encoding PIG-L deacetylase family protein, whose amino-acid sequence MSENLIQASAGTPWSEWQKSAHLARAAWITPEQLCPPGRRLVLVAPHPDDEILMAGGLLSYFQGREPDLILISATDGEGSHPGSEHWSERRLRHQRPLESQHALQQLDLQLRELDWRRLNLKDGALPRDEPFLVNHLSQVLQPGDLLMCPWRLDGHCDHDAVGRACAQAAQARGAELAEVPVWAWHWAQADDPRLPWQRARRIQLSDASLARKRQAIAAHVSQLQADDDRPPVLSAKLLECLLQPFELVFL is encoded by the coding sequence ATGAGCGAGAACCTTATCCAGGCCAGCGCTGGCACGCCTTGGAGCGAATGGCAGAAGTCCGCCCACCTGGCCCGCGCCGCGTGGATCACCCCCGAACAGCTGTGTCCGCCTGGGCGTCGCCTGGTCCTGGTGGCGCCGCATCCGGACGATGAGATCCTCATGGCGGGCGGTCTGCTCAGCTATTTCCAGGGGCGTGAGCCGGACCTGATCCTGATCTCCGCCACCGATGGCGAGGGCAGCCATCCGGGCTCCGAGCACTGGAGCGAGCGACGCCTGCGCCACCAGCGTCCGCTGGAAAGTCAGCATGCCCTGCAGCAGCTCGATCTGCAGTTGCGCGAGCTGGACTGGCGGCGCCTGAACCTCAAGGACGGCGCCCTGCCCCGCGACGAGCCGTTCCTGGTCAATCACCTGAGCCAAGTGCTGCAGCCGGGCGACCTGCTGATGTGTCCTTGGCGCCTGGACGGCCACTGCGACCATGACGCCGTGGGCCGCGCCTGCGCCCAGGCGGCCCAGGCGCGCGGTGCGGAGCTGGCCGAGGTGCCGGTCTGGGCCTGGCACTGGGCGCAGGCCGATGACCCGCGCCTGCCGTGGCAACGCGCACGGCGGATCCAGTTGAGCGACGCCAGCCTGGCGCGCAAGCGTCAAGCCATCGCTGCCCACGTCAGCCAGTTGCAGGCCGATGACGACCGTCCGCCGGTGCTGTCCGCCAAGCTGCTGGAATGCCTGCTGCAACCCTTTGAACTGGTGTTTCTCTGA
- a CDS encoding acyl-CoA/acyl-ACP dehydrogenase, translating into MNNDPTIDSTRLASLLRAFGERSQALHLDPELPNLMQALQAEALDELPLPGKGQTLQRWQVLARIGGCDLALAKLYEGHTDALAILAECGVAHLAGDGLWGVWAAEPPDARARIVARDGEQVRLQGAKAWCSGALQIDRGLITAWTADEKPQLVAIDVSHPSQRVITGSWQAQGMAATASVTLAFDDSPGIAVGEPGQYLSRPGFWQGGAGIAACWYGAAAAIADYLREHCRTPRADAHAHAHLGAVDSALLGARTALRECATWIDAHPVADASYQVRRTRAQVEQAAEQVLHHVGRALGATPFCRDSHFARLNADLPVYLRQSHAERDLAALGQQRAQRPAGDWQL; encoded by the coding sequence ATGAACAATGATCCAACCATCGACTCAACACGCCTGGCGTCTCTGCTGCGCGCCTTCGGTGAGCGCAGCCAGGCCCTGCATCTGGACCCTGAATTGCCCAATCTGATGCAGGCATTGCAGGCCGAGGCACTCGATGAGCTGCCCCTGCCCGGCAAAGGCCAGACCTTGCAACGCTGGCAAGTGCTGGCACGCATCGGCGGTTGTGACCTGGCGCTGGCCAAGCTGTACGAGGGCCATACCGATGCCTTGGCGATTCTGGCCGAGTGCGGTGTCGCCCACTTGGCCGGCGATGGCCTCTGGGGCGTGTGGGCAGCGGAGCCGCCCGACGCACGGGCCCGAATCGTCGCCCGGGACGGCGAGCAGGTGCGACTGCAAGGCGCCAAGGCCTGGTGTTCCGGGGCCTTGCAGATCGACCGGGGGCTGATCACCGCCTGGACTGCAGACGAGAAGCCGCAACTGGTGGCCATCGACGTGTCGCATCCCAGCCAGCGCGTGATTACCGGCTCTTGGCAGGCCCAAGGCATGGCAGCCACCGCCAGCGTGACCCTGGCCTTCGACGACTCCCCTGGCATTGCCGTCGGCGAGCCGGGACAGTACCTGTCGCGCCCCGGCTTCTGGCAAGGCGGTGCGGGCATCGCCGCCTGCTGGTACGGCGCCGCCGCAGCGATCGCCGATTACCTGCGCGAACATTGCCGCACGCCCCGTGCCGATGCCCATGCCCACGCGCATCTGGGCGCGGTGGACAGCGCCTTGCTCGGGGCACGTACCGCGCTGCGCGAGTGCGCGACGTGGATCGATGCCCACCCTGTGGCCGATGCAAGTTATCAGGTGCGTCGCACGCGGGCCCAGGTCGAGCAGGCGGCCGAGCAGGTTCTGCACCATGTCGGGCGCGCACTGGGCGCCACGCCCTTCTGCCGCGACAGTCACTTCGCCCGGCTCAACGCCGATTTACCCGTGTACCTGCGCCAGAGCCACGCCGAGCGCGACCTGGCAGCCCTTGGACAACAGCGGGCGCAGCGCCCAGCAGGAGACTGGCAGCTATGA
- the mdcA gene encoding malonate decarboxylase subunit alpha — translation MTTTQHPPPPQWSRRRSEKQRRLERVRHLAEGRVLPSERIVEALELLIAPGDRVVLEGNNQKQADFLSRSLAKVDPERLHDLHMIMPSVSRAEHLDLFERGIARKLDFSFAGPQSQRIGQLLEDGLLEVGAIHTYIELYSRLLVDLIPNVTLVAGFCADRDGNLYTGPSTEDTPALVEPTAFSDGIVIAQVNQLVDRVDDLPRVDIPASWIDFVVVADQPFYIEPLFTRDPRHIKPVHVLMAMMAIRGIYERHQVQSLNHGIGFNTAAIELILPTYGESLGLKGKICRNWTLNPHPTLIPAIETGWVQSVHCFGTELGMEDYIAQRPDVFFTGRDGSMRSNRLMCQLAGQYAVDLFIGATLQVDGDGHSSTVTRGRLAGFGGAPNMGHDPRGRRHATPAWLDMTVPDTLLERGRKLVVQMVETYQEGGKPTFVETLDAVAVAKKAGMPLAPVMIYGDDVTHLLTEEGIAYLYKARSLEERQQMIAAVAGVTAIGLRHDPKDTERLRREGLVALPEDLGIRRTDASRELLAARSIADLVDWSGGLYNPPARFRSW, via the coding sequence ATGACCACAACACAGCATCCACCGCCGCCGCAATGGTCGAGACGGCGCAGCGAAAAGCAGCGCCGTCTCGAACGGGTGCGTCACTTGGCCGAGGGCCGGGTACTGCCCAGCGAGCGGATCGTCGAGGCGCTGGAGTTGCTGATCGCCCCAGGCGACCGCGTGGTGCTCGAAGGCAACAACCAGAAGCAGGCCGACTTCCTCTCCCGCTCGCTGGCCAAGGTCGATCCCGAGCGCCTGCACGACTTGCATATGATCATGCCCAGCGTCAGTCGCGCCGAGCACCTGGATCTGTTCGAGCGGGGCATCGCACGCAAGCTCGATTTCTCCTTCGCCGGACCGCAAAGCCAGCGCATCGGCCAGTTGCTTGAAGACGGGCTGCTCGAAGTCGGCGCTATCCACACCTACATCGAGCTCTATTCGCGCCTGCTGGTGGACCTGATCCCCAACGTGACCTTGGTGGCGGGTTTCTGCGCCGACCGGGACGGCAATCTCTACACCGGCCCGAGCACCGAAGACACGCCGGCACTGGTCGAGCCCACCGCGTTCAGCGACGGCATCGTCATCGCGCAGGTCAACCAGCTGGTCGACCGGGTGGACGACCTGCCGAGGGTGGACATTCCGGCGTCCTGGATCGATTTCGTGGTGGTCGCCGACCAGCCGTTCTACATCGAACCGCTGTTCACCCGCGACCCACGGCATATCAAGCCAGTGCACGTGCTGATGGCGATGATGGCGATTCGCGGGATCTATGAACGTCATCAGGTGCAGTCGCTGAACCATGGCATCGGCTTCAATACCGCCGCCATCGAGCTGATCCTGCCGACCTACGGCGAGTCGCTCGGCCTCAAAGGCAAGATCTGCCGCAACTGGACACTCAACCCACACCCCACCTTGATTCCCGCCATCGAGACCGGTTGGGTGCAGAGCGTGCACTGCTTCGGCACCGAACTGGGCATGGAGGACTACATCGCCCAGCGCCCGGACGTGTTCTTCACCGGCCGTGACGGCTCCATGCGCTCCAATCGCCTGATGTGCCAACTGGCCGGGCAGTACGCGGTGGACCTGTTCATCGGCGCCACCTTGCAAGTGGATGGCGACGGTCATTCCTCCACCGTCACGCGGGGCCGCCTGGCGGGCTTTGGCGGTGCGCCGAACATGGGCCACGACCCGCGCGGACGCCGCCATGCCACCCCCGCGTGGCTGGACATGACCGTGCCGGACACCCTGCTCGAACGCGGGCGCAAGCTGGTGGTGCAGATGGTCGAGACCTACCAGGAAGGCGGCAAGCCGACCTTCGTCGAGACCCTCGATGCGGTGGCGGTGGCGAAAAAAGCCGGCATGCCGCTGGCGCCGGTGATGATCTATGGCGACGACGTCACCCACCTGCTCACCGAGGAAGGCATCGCTTACCTGTACAAGGCGCGCAGCCTCGAAGAGCGCCAGCAGATGATCGCGGCGGTGGCCGGCGTCACGGCCATCGGCCTGCGTCATGACCCCAAGGACACCGAGCGCCTGCGCCGCGAAGGGTTGGTGGCCTTGCCCGAGGACCTGGGCATTCGCCGCACCGACGCCAGCCGCGAGCTGCTGGCCGCGCGCAGCATCGCCGACTTGGTGGACTGGTCTGGTGGCCTCTACAACCCGCCCGCACGTTTCAGGAGCTGGTGA
- a CDS encoding triphosphoribosyl-dephospho-CoA synthase yields the protein MKANMLAPLSLAERLADLAVDALIDEAELSPKPGLVDRRGSGAHGDMNLALMQASALSLWPCLRQMAEAAQRFGHIATPLRAELGRLGREGEAAMLVTTAGVNTHRGAIWALGLLVAAWALDPADSDPLSVTARAGRLALIEDPAAPIADSHGLHVRRRYGVGGAREQAQQGFPAIIGHGLPQLLRSRAAGVGETPARLDALLAIMAALSDTCVLWRAGEQGLAVLQQGARAVLEAGGSASLAGRRHLRALDARLLHLNASAGGAADLLAACLFLDKAGSL from the coding sequence ATGAAAGCGAACATGCTTGCCCCTTTGAGCCTGGCGGAGCGCCTGGCGGACCTGGCGGTGGACGCGCTGATCGACGAGGCCGAGCTGTCGCCCAAGCCCGGTCTGGTGGACCGTCGCGGCAGCGGTGCGCATGGCGACATGAACCTGGCGCTGATGCAGGCCTCGGCGCTGTCGCTGTGGCCGTGCCTGCGGCAGATGGCCGAGGCCGCGCAACGGTTTGGCCACATCGCCACGCCATTGCGCGCCGAACTGGGGCGTCTGGGGCGTGAAGGCGAAGCGGCGATGTTGGTCACCACGGCGGGGGTGAACACCCACCGTGGCGCAATCTGGGCGTTGGGGCTGCTGGTGGCGGCGTGGGCCCTGGACCCGGCCGACAGCGACCCGCTGAGTGTGACGGCGCGGGCAGGGCGCTTGGCGCTGATCGAGGATCCTGCCGCGCCGATCGCGGACAGCCATGGCCTGCACGTGCGCCGCCGCTACGGTGTCGGCGGTGCCCGCGAGCAGGCTCAGCAGGGCTTCCCGGCGATCATCGGACATGGCTTGCCGCAACTGCTGCGCAGCCGCGCCGCCGGCGTCGGCGAGACCCCTGCGCGGCTGGATGCCTTGCTGGCGATCATGGCCGCGCTCAGCGACACCTGCGTGTTGTGGCGTGCCGGCGAGCAAGGCCTGGCAGTCCTGCAGCAGGGCGCCCGGGCCGTGCTGGAGGCCGGTGGCAGTGCCAGCCTGGCCGGCCGTCGCCACCTGCGCGCGTTGGATGCGCGCCTGCTGCACCTCAATGCCTCTGCGGGCGGGGCCGCCGATTTGCTGGCCGCCTGCCTGTTCCTCGACAAAGCCGGGAGCCTGTGA
- a CDS encoding biotin-independent malonate decarboxylase subunit beta produces MTDREHLLRSRSFVELGARQRAGAVLDPGSLRELLGPFERLMSPWLPLQGIVPQADDGVVIAKGLLNQRPAVVAAIEGGFQGGSMGEVGGAKIAAALELAVEDNRQGIPTCAVLLLETGGVRLQEANLGLAAIAEIQAAIVALRAHQPVIGVIAGSVGCFGGMSIAAGLCSHLLVTREARLGLNGPQVIEQEAGIGEYDSRDRPFIWSLTGGEQRHASGLADAYVADDVDLIREQVLRLLEQPSARRASRHAEFLERLARLGSDCPQMDAAAVRTLYRGEA; encoded by the coding sequence ATGACTGACCGCGAACACCTGCTGCGCAGCCGCAGCTTCGTTGAACTGGGCGCGCGCCAGCGCGCTGGCGCCGTGCTCGATCCGGGGAGCCTGCGCGAACTGCTCGGCCCGTTCGAGCGCCTGATGTCGCCCTGGCTGCCGTTGCAGGGCATCGTGCCGCAGGCCGATGACGGGGTGGTCATCGCCAAAGGCCTGCTCAATCAGCGCCCCGCCGTGGTGGCCGCCATCGAAGGCGGGTTCCAGGGCGGCAGCATGGGCGAGGTGGGCGGTGCGAAGATCGCCGCGGCGCTGGAGTTGGCCGTGGAAGACAACCGCCAGGGCATCCCGACCTGCGCCGTGCTGCTGCTGGAGACCGGTGGCGTGCGCTTGCAGGAGGCCAACCTGGGCCTGGCGGCGATCGCCGAGATCCAGGCCGCGATCGTCGCGCTGCGCGCGCATCAGCCGGTGATCGGCGTCATCGCCGGATCCGTCGGCTGCTTTGGCGGCATGTCCATCGCCGCCGGACTGTGCAGCCATCTGCTGGTGACCCGCGAGGCGCGCCTGGGGCTCAACGGGCCGCAGGTGATCGAGCAGGAGGCCGGTATCGGCGAATACGATTCGCGCGACCGACCGTTCATCTGGAGCCTGACCGGGGGTGAGCAGCGCCATGCCAGCGGTCTGGCCGATGCCTATGTGGCCGATGACGTGGACCTTATCCGTGAGCAGGTACTGCGCCTGCTCGAACAACCCAGCGCCCGGCGTGCCAGCCGGCATGCCGAGTTCCTTGAGCGTCTGGCCCGCTTGGGGAGCGATTGCCCGCAAATGGACGCCGCCGCCGTGCGTACCCTGTATCGAGGAGAAGCCTGA
- a CDS encoding malonate decarboxylase subunit delta, which produces MQTLTFEFPAAQPGRGRALVGCVSSGDLEVLIEPGQPGRLQIQVLTSVDGSQARWSQLFDRLFQGRAWPALNIDIHDFGATPGVVRLRLEQGFEEIDHD; this is translated from the coding sequence ATGCAAACCCTGACCTTCGAATTTCCCGCCGCGCAGCCGGGCCGGGGCCGCGCCCTGGTCGGCTGCGTCAGCTCGGGCGACCTGGAAGTCTTGATCGAGCCGGGCCAGCCGGGCCGTCTGCAGATCCAGGTGCTGACCTCGGTCGATGGCAGCCAGGCGCGCTGGAGCCAGTTGTTCGACCGCCTGTTCCAGGGCCGCGCCTGGCCTGCGCTGAACATCGACATCCATGACTTCGGTGCCACCCCCGGCGTGGTGCGCCTGCGCCTGGAACAAGGCTTCGAGGAGATCGACCATGACTGA
- the ligD gene encoding DNA ligase D, whose amino-acid sequence MAKPLQEYQRKRDFKATPEPSGKGRRQAADHALHFCIQKHDASHLHYDFRLELDGALKSWAVPKGPSLDPSVRRLAVHVEDHPLDYADFEGHIPEGHYGAGDVIVWDRGVWQPEGDPQAAYAKGKLRFRLQGEKLGGTWNLFRTRLEGKKEQWMLVKSEDDHARSEDDYSIVEDQPDSVVSDRTLAPRTRNTAKSTPARAKKASLPRILQPQLATLVDAPPAGDWRYEVKFDGYRILARIDGQDVRLFTRNGHDWSARMPRLVDALRALSVDSAWLDGEVVVNGDDDVADFQALQNAFDRDDDHAIRYYLFDLPFLGGKDLRPVPLSQRRDALQQLLANDASDVLHYSGDFDQPLDSLLDSACRLGLEGLIGKRADSPYSGQRSRDWIKLKCTRRQEFVIVGYTDPKGSRTAFGALLLALHDADSGELRYAGRVGTGFSAATLKTIHAQLKPLHSAKPALAKPPSGAQAHGVHWLKPRLLAEVAYAQMTRDGIVRHAVFHGLRDDKPATAIDLEQPMPKPAAKRRKAEPEALGDLHLTHPDRVIDATTGVTKRQVLEYYAQVSEWLLPQLKDRPVALVRAPEGLSGELFFQKHAGQLHLPHVRTFDKAQAGQAAMVLNRVDSVLGAVQMNTLEFHTWNATTRDFDKPDRLVLDLDPDPALPWKAMVEATQLTLTLLEELGLKVFLKTSGGKGMHLVVPLTRRASWEQVKAFSHALVQHMADLFPERFSAVSGPKNRVGRIFIDYLRNAQGATTVSAYSLRARDGLAVSVPIWPEELAQLKGADQWTLVNLHERLADLDDPWAQMSMTRQSITARMRKQLGMDATA is encoded by the coding sequence ATGGCCAAGCCGCTGCAGGAATACCAGCGCAAGCGCGATTTCAAGGCCACGCCCGAGCCCTCTGGCAAGGGCCGTCGCCAAGCCGCAGACCATGCGCTGCATTTCTGCATCCAGAAGCACGACGCCAGCCACCTGCATTACGACTTCCGCCTGGAGCTGGACGGTGCACTCAAGAGCTGGGCGGTGCCCAAAGGGCCGTCACTGGACCCCAGCGTGCGTCGCCTGGCCGTACACGTTGAAGATCATCCGCTGGATTACGCCGACTTCGAAGGGCACATTCCCGAGGGTCATTACGGCGCCGGCGATGTGATCGTTTGGGATCGGGGCGTGTGGCAGCCTGAAGGTGATCCGCAGGCGGCCTATGCCAAGGGCAAGCTGCGCTTTCGCCTGCAAGGGGAGAAGCTCGGTGGAACGTGGAATCTTTTTCGCACGCGCCTGGAAGGCAAGAAAGAACAGTGGATGCTGGTCAAGTCCGAGGACGATCACGCCCGTAGCGAGGACGACTACAGCATCGTCGAGGACCAACCCGACAGCGTCGTCAGCGATCGCACCCTGGCGCCGCGCACGCGCAATACCGCAAAGTCCACACCCGCCCGGGCGAAAAAAGCCAGCCTGCCCCGGATACTGCAACCACAACTGGCCACGCTGGTGGACGCCCCGCCTGCGGGCGACTGGCGCTATGAAGTGAAATTCGACGGCTACCGCATTCTGGCGCGAATCGACGGCCAGGATGTGCGCCTGTTCACCCGCAACGGCCATGACTGGAGCGCGCGCATGCCGCGGCTGGTGGACGCCCTGCGTGCGCTGTCCGTGGACAGCGCCTGGCTCGACGGTGAGGTGGTGGTCAACGGCGATGACGACGTCGCGGATTTCCAGGCGCTGCAAAACGCCTTCGACCGCGATGACGACCACGCCATTCGTTATTACCTGTTCGACCTGCCCTTCCTGGGCGGCAAGGACTTGCGCCCGGTGCCGCTGTCGCAGCGCCGAGACGCGCTGCAACAGCTCCTGGCGAACGATGCATCCGATGTGCTGCATTACTCCGGCGACTTCGATCAACCGCTCGACTCGCTGCTCGACAGCGCCTGTCGTCTGGGGCTCGAAGGCCTGATCGGCAAACGTGCCGACAGCCCCTACAGCGGCCAGCGCAGCCGCGACTGGATCAAGCTCAAATGCACGCGGCGCCAGGAGTTCGTCATCGTCGGCTACACCGACCCCAAGGGCAGTCGCACGGCCTTCGGTGCCCTGCTGCTGGCCCTGCACGACGCCGACAGCGGCGAGTTGCGCTACGCCGGTCGAGTGGGCACCGGGTTCAGCGCCGCCACCCTGAAAACCATCCATGCCCAGCTCAAGCCCTTGCACAGCGCCAAGCCTGCACTGGCGAAGCCGCCCAGCGGTGCCCAGGCCCACGGCGTGCACTGGCTCAAGCCACGGTTGCTGGCCGAGGTCGCCTACGCCCAGATGACTCGCGACGGTATCGTGCGCCACGCGGTGTTCCACGGGCTGCGCGACGACAAGCCAGCCACTGCCATCGACCTGGAACAACCCATGCCCAAGCCCGCTGCAAAGCGCCGCAAGGCCGAGCCCGAAGCCCTCGGCGATCTGCACCTGACTCACCCGGACCGCGTCATCGATGCAACCACCGGCGTGACCAAGCGTCAGGTTCTGGAGTACTACGCCCAGGTGTCCGAATGGCTGCTGCCACAACTCAAGGATCGCCCCGTAGCCTTGGTGCGCGCACCTGAAGGGCTGAGCGGGGAGCTGTTCTTCCAGAAACATGCCGGGCAACTGCACCTGCCTCACGTGCGCACGTTCGACAAAGCCCAGGCTGGTCAGGCTGCCATGGTGCTGAACCGGGTCGACAGCGTGCTGGGCGCCGTGCAGATGAACACCTTGGAATTTCATACCTGGAACGCCACGACCCGGGACTTCGACAAGCCCGACCGCCTGGTGCTCGACCTGGACCCGGATCCGGCGTTGCCCTGGAAAGCGATGGTCGAAGCCACCCAACTGACCCTCACCTTGCTCGAGGAACTGGGCCTGAAGGTGTTCCTCAAGACCAGCGGTGGCAAAGGCATGCACCTGGTGGTGCCGCTCACCCGACGCGCATCCTGGGAGCAGGTAAAGGCGTTCAGTCATGCCCTGGTGCAACACATGGCGGACCTGTTCCCCGAGCGCTTTTCGGCCGTGTCCGGCCCGAAGAATCGGGTGGGTCGGATCTTCATCGACTACCTGCGCAATGCCCAGGGCGCGACCACCGTCAGCGCCTATTCCTTGCGCGCGCGCGATGGACTGGCGGTGTCGGTGCCGATCTGGCCCGAGGAACTGGCGCAGCTCAAAGGCGCTGACCAGTGGACCCTCGTCAACCTGCACGAACGCCTGGCCGACCTCGACGACCCTTGGGCGCAGATGAGCATGACCCGCCAATCGATCACCGCGCGCATGCGCAAGCAACTGGGAATGGACGCCACCGCATGA
- the mdcE gene encoding biotin-independent malonate decarboxylase subunit gamma: protein MNRAQKWLQHLAEGQPLAGLPASVQVIDAELDNRPARFIAVVPDAHNPFPRARNGEVGLLEGWGLAKAVDDAVQADRDGDKRVLVALIDVPSQAYGRREEALGIHQALAGAVEAYAQARLAGHPVIGLLVGKAMSGAFLAHGYQAQRLIALDDEGVMVHAMGKAAAARITLRSVEALEALAAEVPPMAYDLDSYASLGLLHQRVSVTSAEAPTAQDVARVRDVLIEAVRDIGTCTDLSVRLQGQHRSASRAVRQRLRAQWQEA from the coding sequence ATGAACCGTGCCCAGAAGTGGTTGCAGCACCTGGCTGAAGGTCAGCCGCTGGCGGGTTTGCCAGCATCGGTGCAGGTGATCGACGCCGAGCTGGACAATCGCCCGGCGCGCTTCATCGCGGTGGTCCCCGATGCGCACAATCCCTTTCCCCGCGCCCGCAATGGCGAGGTGGGCCTGCTCGAAGGCTGGGGTCTGGCCAAGGCGGTGGATGACGCGGTGCAGGCCGATCGTGACGGCGATAAGCGCGTGCTGGTGGCACTGATCGACGTGCCGAGCCAGGCCTATGGTCGGCGCGAGGAAGCCTTGGGCATTCATCAGGCCTTGGCCGGCGCGGTCGAGGCCTATGCCCAGGCCCGCCTGGCCGGTCATCCGGTGATCGGGCTGCTGGTGGGCAAGGCCATGTCCGGCGCGTTTCTGGCCCATGGTTATCAGGCCCAGCGCCTGATCGCGCTGGACGACGAGGGGGTGATGGTGCACGCCATGGGCAAGGCCGCCGCCGCGCGGATCACCCTGCGCAGCGTCGAGGCGCTCGAGGCGCTGGCCGCCGAGGTGCCACCGATGGCCTATGACCTGGACAGCTATGCCTCGCTGGGCTTGCTGCATCAGCGGGTGAGCGTGACCAGCGCCGAGGCGCCGACAGCCCAGGACGTGGCGCGGGTGCGTGACGTGCTGATCGAGGCGGTACGCGACATTGGCACGTGCACCGACTTGAGCGTGCGTCTGCAAGGACAGCACCGCAGCGCCTCGCGCGCGGTGCGTCAGCGTCTACGGGCGCAGTGGCAGGAGGCCTGA
- a CDS encoding class I SAM-dependent methyltransferase has protein sequence MSLDAEYFADLYARNEDPWAFRTRWYEKRKRDLVMASLPRQCYERIFEPACANGELSALLAERCAGLLCQDLDQTAVELTRARLADAPHASAEQARLPGDWPGGSFDLIVLSEVGYYLDARAWRQVIEQSVASLSYDGGLLACHWLHPIAGCPQDGREVHARLAEYLPLYRVFRHEEADFLLEYWSCQPSVVDLDETCL, from the coding sequence ATGAGCCTCGATGCCGAGTATTTCGCCGACCTGTACGCCCGCAACGAAGACCCGTGGGCCTTTCGCACCCGCTGGTACGAGAAGCGCAAGCGCGACCTGGTGATGGCCAGCCTGCCGCGCCAGTGCTACGAACGGATCTTCGAACCGGCTTGCGCCAACGGTGAACTCAGCGCGCTGCTGGCCGAGCGCTGCGCCGGGCTGCTGTGCCAGGACCTCGATCAAACGGCGGTCGAGCTGACCCGCGCGCGCCTGGCCGATGCGCCCCATGCCAGCGCTGAACAGGCGCGCCTGCCGGGAGACTGGCCGGGCGGCAGCTTCGACCTCATCGTGCTCAGCGAAGTGGGCTACTACCTCGATGCGCGCGCCTGGCGGCAGGTCATCGAGCAGTCGGTGGCCAGCCTGAGCTATGACGGCGGGCTGCTTGCCTGCCACTGGCTTCACCCCATCGCCGGCTGCCCGCAGGATGGCCGCGAAGTGCACGCGCGGCTGGCCGAGTACCTGCCGCTGTACCGCGTGTTCCGCCACGAGGAAGCGGACTTCCTGCTCGAGTACTGGTCGTGCCAACCCAGCGTGGTCGACCTGGACGAGACCTGCCTATGA
- a CDS encoding metallothionein, protein MNEQRCACNHCSCTVDANAFSHDGKAYCCEACASGHPHGEHCRMGDCGCGAATQPDEKSVDNALDETYPASDPISP, encoded by the coding sequence ATGAATGAGCAACGTTGCGCCTGTAACCACTGTTCCTGCACGGTTGACGCCAACGCCTTCTCCCACGACGGCAAGGCCTACTGCTGTGAGGCCTGCGCGAGCGGTCACCCGCACGGCGAGCACTGCCGCATGGGTGACTGCGGCTGCGGCGCAGCGACCCAGCCGGACGAAAAGAGCGTCGATAATGCGCTGGACGAAACCTACCCGGCGAGTGACCCGATCTCGCCGTGA